The Candidatus Binatia bacterium genomic interval CAGGTCAGCGCGAAGATCTCCCCTTGGCGCATGCCGGTGGTAACCGCAAGAGTCAGCAATGCACGGTCACGAGCAGTACGCGAGGCAGCAAGGAGCTCCATCACTTGCTTACCATCCAGAACCGGCACTTCAGGTCGCGGTGGTTTCTCCGGCGGAACGGTCTCACATGGGTTCCGCGCGATTTTGTCTTCCCGAAACGCGACATTGAGGGCGCACGACAGGGTAACGAATGCCGTCCGCTGCGTAACAACTCCGACGCCGTCATCTTTCCAGCGGCGCAATAGGAAGCGCACGTCATCGGACGTAAGCTCGCTCAGCTTGCGCGCTCCGATATGCGGCACGATATGCTTGCGAATCATGTGCTCGCGAAGCTTGAACGTGCTCGGGCGAATGCTGAGAGCGTTCAGCCAAGCCGTCAGATAATTGGCAAGCGTTACCGCAGTGGGTGTGGCGATCGAGGTGCGATGCTCCTCGCGGTACTCACGCATCTTGTCGGCGATCGCGCCGCGGGTCTTGCCGTAGAACGACTTGCGGACGACCAACCCATCCGGAGCCTTGAGGGTCAACTTCCCCTCAAAGGTGCCGTTCTTTCGCCGGGATATGCTGCCCTCGCCGTGAGCGCGCTTGCCCATCAGGGAGCACTCCGTTCAAGACGGCGGGCGCGCAGTCTTTTCACAAACTGCTGGACAGCTCGGTACTCGACCCGACGGCGCCCCGTCCTCCGGTCAAGCAGATATGGGAGCAGGCCACGCTTCATCAAGCCGTAGACTTTCGTTTTGTGGTATCCAAGGAGCCCGCACACCTGCGGTACCGTCAGCAGAACGGCTTGACCGCTTGGCGCAGCGTTGGCGCCGGGTTGGATCGTTTCTGAAAACTTCTGCAAGCATTCACGCACATCGTCGAGGCTACTGGTTGCTGCATCAAGCGCCATTTTAATCCGTTCCAGAGAAGATCCGCCGGCCGGCAGCCACAATTCGGCAAGTTCGTCGCGAACGACGTTGACGGGGCTTTGCTCTAAGGCTCGTGTTGGTTGCATTCGAGTGATCCCGCGCGCGACAAAAACAAAAGGTCCCTCGGGGCCGTTACGTACGCCTTTTGCCTGCATTATTATGCGGGCAAAAGTCTGCCGTACTCTTACATACCAATTATCCCGCGCGTCCTCGGGAACGTCAAGCGGCGGTCGTGGCTACGTGCAGCTCAGCGCGCAATTTCTACAAGGCCCTTTTCGCCAAGAGTAATAGTGCTACCGT includes:
- a CDS encoding helix-turn-helix domain-containing protein; this translates as MQAKGVRNGPEGPFVFVARGITRMQPTRALEQSPVNVVRDELAELWLPAGGSSLERIKMALDAATSSLDDVRECLQKFSETIQPGANAAPSGQAVLLTVPQVCGLLGYHKTKVYGLMKRGLLPYLLDRRTGRRRVEYRAVQQFVKRLRARRLERSAP